The following coding sequences are from one Elusimicrobium minutum Pei191 window:
- a CDS encoding Stp1/IreP family PP2C-type Ser/Thr phosphatase — protein MRYRLKLTAYSDIGKIREKNEDMVFISSDLGFAAVADGMGGHSAGEVASNVAISSFVDTLNKINENRISLPKDFLPDLSKIERKMLMAADYANYTVYKMAQDNQMYRTMGTTLSCVLIDSDNAYIVHIGDTRVYLYRAGAFSQVTTDHSLAAEHVKRGILTKNQAEKSAVQNVLTRAMGIKKDVEFDILQFKIAPGDILFLCSDGVNKGLTDEEIKQFISKSGKTSITKICKAIVKKSNEKDGKDNVSAAMIQVLSAPGFLGDKWYKFKSMFF, from the coding sequence ATGAGATATAGATTAAAACTGACGGCTTACAGTGATATCGGTAAAATAAGGGAGAAGAATGAAGATATGGTTTTTATTTCTTCTGACCTTGGTTTCGCCGCAGTGGCCGACGGTATGGGCGGGCACAGCGCGGGTGAAGTTGCAAGCAATGTGGCTATAAGTTCTTTTGTCGATACTCTTAACAAAATAAATGAGAACAGAATTTCTCTTCCCAAAGACTTTCTTCCGGATCTTTCTAAAATAGAAAGAAAAATGCTTATGGCGGCGGACTATGCGAACTATACCGTTTATAAAATGGCGCAGGATAACCAAATGTATAGAACTATGGGCACTACGCTTAGCTGTGTGCTGATAGATTCAGATAACGCTTATATAGTTCATATAGGGGATACCAGAGTGTATCTGTACAGGGCGGGGGCATTTTCACAGGTAACTACGGACCATTCTTTGGCGGCGGAACATGTAAAAAGGGGTATTTTAACAAAAAACCAGGCTGAAAAATCTGCAGTGCAAAATGTTCTTACGCGCGCTATGGGCATTAAAAAAGACGTTGAGTTTGATATTCTACAGTTTAAAATAGCTCCGGGGGATATTTTATTTTTATGTTCTGACGGCGTTAACAAAGGGCTTACGGATGAGGAAATAAAGCAGTTTATTTCTAAATCAGGCAAAACTTCTATTACAAAAATTTGCAAGGCCATTGTAAAAAAATCTAATGAAAAAGACGGTAAAGATAATGTTTCCGCCGCTATGATACAAGTTCTTTCCGCCCCGGGTTTTTTAGGGGATAAATGGTATAAATTTAAAAGTATGTTTTT
- a CDS encoding serine/threonine protein kinase: protein MAEETKKEDTLIGQDISGCEILEKIAQGGMGAVYKAKHKALERIVCVKILSPSLAEDEKAVELFMTEARAIAELDHPNIVNVYNVGREKGLYFIVMSFISGDTVSNIVRRRPNLPIGFVLNIFQGVLKGLSVAHEKGIIHRDIKPSNILINEKLEAKIVDFGIAKKIEKDKTATKTTEMAGTAYFISPEQALGGEIDVRADLYSAGATLFFMLTGQFPYKGKNSIDIIQKHINDPIPSPGDIRSDIPAWLSLTVQKLMAKKPNDRFQSAQETLDHIMKMREEEQFKIKRGADAVLDIRSEVPLKVRPENIRSNTESIRLKRFAQSNIKKLKPDTITSTGPRMPIIGAGGKASKAPPAPIPETKAAADLAFLEDPSVTRKKLEKEARSLKRSTSKLPKAFAKVLFHIPVFFIISMFSSYVLYNFGKAAASVLAEGESATFFGSFKFFASMDAFTANPSITVLTLAVFIMMFIMLCLKAYARHTLSLIAALGFAYLAGFFNVPAGFGQAFSHGLENMSFQDYTLIYMVITGVFAWGIMMSKTPSFPMRVLCAMAVLLTILFCKTFVDLNVPPSEDPVVSLIFYSAVLLTVSCIAVVLPRTFIFHSLLPTILLFMSIAAVWGYMISGKVYSDVDILMETKEISKITPAKDKPALQFSKPVLDLNFGSGLLGIAKMVESTAEATSEDPKKASAEKDSPFKKYVDIYTAKGKRAMVREVWKDDAVLPFTRVLMNNEESLIFKYAVVLILLLGNIYFVVHTIARKDL from the coding sequence ATGGCTGAAGAGACAAAAAAAGAAGACACTTTAATCGGGCAGGATATTTCCGGCTGTGAAATTTTAGAAAAAATAGCGCAGGGCGGCATGGGCGCCGTTTATAAAGCTAAACACAAAGCTTTGGAAAGAATTGTCTGTGTTAAAATTTTAAGTCCTTCTTTAGCGGAAGATGAAAAGGCCGTTGAGCTTTTTATGACAGAAGCCCGTGCTATCGCCGAGCTTGACCACCCCAACATTGTTAACGTATATAACGTAGGCCGTGAAAAAGGACTTTACTTTATAGTAATGTCTTTTATTTCCGGCGACACGGTTTCAAATATAGTCCGCAGAAGGCCCAATTTGCCGATAGGTTTTGTTCTTAATATTTTCCAAGGCGTGCTTAAAGGCTTATCGGTAGCGCATGAAAAAGGCATTATTCACCGTGATATAAAACCATCTAACATTTTAATTAACGAAAAGCTTGAAGCTAAAATCGTTGACTTCGGTATAGCCAAAAAAATTGAAAAAGATAAAACCGCCACTAAAACAACGGAAATGGCGGGTACGGCTTATTTTATTTCACCTGAGCAGGCTTTAGGCGGGGAAATTGACGTCCGTGCGGATTTGTATTCCGCAGGCGCTACTTTGTTTTTTATGTTAACGGGTCAGTTTCCGTATAAGGGCAAAAACTCAATTGATATTATTCAAAAACATATTAATGACCCTATTCCCAGCCCGGGCGACATAAGGTCGGATATTCCGGCATGGCTTTCTCTTACGGTGCAAAAGCTTATGGCCAAAAAACCTAATGACAGGTTTCAGAGCGCGCAGGAAACGCTTGACCATATAATGAAAATGCGTGAAGAAGAGCAATTTAAAATAAAAAGAGGGGCGGACGCTGTTTTAGATATCCGTTCGGAAGTGCCTTTAAAGGTGCGTCCAGAAAATATACGCAGCAATACTGAAAGTATAAGGCTTAAAAGGTTTGCCCAAAGCAACATAAAAAAACTTAAGCCCGATACTATTACATCAACCGGTCCCAGAATGCCAATTATAGGAGCAGGCGGCAAAGCTTCCAAAGCGCCTCCGGCGCCGATACCGGAAACCAAGGCCGCGGCGGACCTTGCCTTCTTAGAGGATCCTTCAGTAACAAGAAAAAAATTGGAAAAAGAAGCCCGCAGTTTAAAACGTTCCACCAGCAAACTTCCAAAAGCGTTTGCTAAAGTTTTATTTCATATTCCTGTGTTTTTTATTATTTCAATGTTTTCATCTTACGTGCTTTATAACTTCGGTAAAGCGGCGGCTTCTGTTTTAGCGGAGGGTGAAAGCGCGACATTTTTTGGTTCTTTTAAATTTTTTGCCAGCATGGACGCTTTTACCGCCAATCCTTCAATAACGGTGCTTACGCTTGCCGTATTTATAATGATGTTTATAATGCTTTGTTTAAAAGCATACGCAAGGCATACGCTTTCTTTGATAGCTGCTTTAGGTTTTGCATATCTGGCAGGTTTTTTTAACGTTCCCGCCGGATTCGGGCAGGCTTTTTCCCACGGGTTGGAAAATATGTCTTTTCAAGACTATACTTTGATATACATGGTTATAACGGGTGTGTTTGCCTGGGGTATTATGATGAGCAAAACGCCCTCTTTTCCCATGCGCGTACTTTGCGCAATGGCTGTTTTGCTTACTATATTATTTTGTAAAACTTTTGTAGATCTTAACGTTCCGCCTTCGGAAGATCCTGTGGTTTCTTTAATTTTCTATTCCGCGGTTCTTTTAACGGTGTCCTGCATAGCCGTGGTTTTACCGAGAACATTTATTTTCCACAGTCTTTTACCCACTATTTTACTTTTTATGAGTATAGCCGCTGTTTGGGGTTATATGATATCGGGCAAAGTTTATTCTGATGTTGACATATTAATGGAAACAAAAGAAATAAGCAAAATTACTCCCGCTAAGGATAAACCCGCTCTGCAATTCAGTAAACCTGTGCTTGATTTAAATTTTGGTTCAGGTCTTTTGGGGATAGCTAAAATGGTTGAATCCACTGCCGAAGCAACTTCGGAGGACCCGAAAAAAGCCTCTGCGGAAAAAGACAGTCCGTTTAAAAAATATGTCGATATTTATACGGCAAAAGGCAAACGCGCCATGGTAAGGGAAGTTTGGAAAGATGACGCCGTGTTGCCTTTTACCAGAGTGTTGATGAATAATGAAGAATCACTTATTTTTAAATACGCAGTGGTTTTGATACTGCTTTTGGGTAATATTTATTTTGTTGTTCATACCATAGCCAGAAAGGATTTATAA
- the rpmE gene encoding 50S ribosomal protein L31, which translates to MKEKIHPKYEQVEVVCACGAKFMTRSTMKTIKLDICSECHPFFTGKQKMLDTEGRVDKFNKKFAKTDGKIVSRKPKTEVKAKSKVKPVVKIKKIVVAGDEKKAAPVKKAKKEAAK; encoded by the coding sequence ATGAAAGAAAAAATTCATCCCAAATATGAACAAGTGGAAGTTGTTTGTGCCTGCGGCGCAAAATTTATGACACGCTCCACAATGAAAACAATTAAACTTGACATTTGCTCAGAATGCCACCCGTTTTTCACAGGCAAACAAAAAATGTTAGACACCGAAGGAAGAGTTGATAAATTTAACAAAAAATTTGCGAAAACAGACGGTAAAATTGTTTCAAGAAAACCAAAAACCGAAGTCAAAGCAAAATCCAAAGTTAAACCTGTGGTTAAAATTAAAAAAATAGTTGTAGCGGGCGATGAAAAGAAAGCAGCACCCGTTAAAAAAGCTAAAAAAGAAGCCGCTAAATAA